The following coding sequences lie in one Maribacter forsetii DSM 18668 genomic window:
- the mqo gene encoding malate dehydrogenase (quinone): MELRKEYDLICVGAGIMSATLALLVKQLKPDLNVLIVERLDKVAQESSAAWNNAGTGHSALCELNYTPEDEDGHVNIKKAIDICTQFETSKQYWSFLVAEGLIKDPKSFITPVPHHSWVKGKDNADYLENRFKAFKEHFMFNTIEFTRAVEKMQQWFPLMMHNRTEDEVMAASRINRGTEMNYGSLTAQLFDILEKQYDTKVLFNTEVEDIDPDHDVDWLVKMENLNTGAKNTVDAEHVFIGAGGGSLLLLQKVEIEEKDGYGGFPVSGEWLVCKNPDIINQHNAKVYSKAGIGDPPMSVPHLDTRFINGKRELLFGPFAGFSPKFLKEGSYLDLLKSINFDNIPSMWGVFWHNLPLTKYLVEQVAMSFEDRMDSLRVFLKDAKNEDWEIMVAGQRVQTIKKDEFEGGSLEFGTQLISSKDGRITCLLGASPGASTSVKIMLDVLEKAFPELTTSEKGKEQLNKMVPFYKKEVTKELFDAQLESVTQVLEL; this comes from the coding sequence ATGGAATTGAGAAAAGAATATGACCTTATTTGTGTAGGTGCGGGTATCATGAGTGCTACGCTGGCATTATTGGTAAAACAGTTAAAGCCAGATCTTAATGTGCTGATCGTTGAACGATTAGATAAAGTAGCTCAAGAAAGTTCTGCAGCTTGGAACAATGCCGGCACAGGTCATTCTGCCTTATGTGAACTTAATTATACACCAGAAGATGAAGATGGTCATGTCAATATTAAAAAGGCAATAGACATTTGTACGCAATTTGAAACCTCTAAACAATATTGGTCTTTTTTGGTAGCAGAAGGACTTATTAAGGATCCAAAATCATTTATTACTCCGGTACCACATCACAGCTGGGTAAAAGGGAAAGATAATGCCGACTACCTTGAAAATAGATTCAAAGCTTTTAAAGAGCATTTTATGTTCAATACCATAGAGTTTACAAGAGCAGTTGAAAAGATGCAGCAGTGGTTTCCGTTGATGATGCACAATAGAACCGAAGATGAGGTTATGGCGGCTTCTAGAATTAATAGAGGAACAGAAATGAATTATGGTTCCTTAACAGCCCAATTATTCGATATACTAGAAAAACAATATGATACTAAAGTATTGTTCAATACCGAAGTAGAAGATATTGATCCCGATCATGATGTAGACTGGTTGGTAAAAATGGAAAATCTGAACACAGGTGCTAAGAATACGGTAGATGCCGAACATGTTTTTATAGGTGCTGGCGGCGGTAGTTTGTTATTATTGCAAAAAGTAGAGATTGAAGAAAAGGATGGTTATGGTGGTTTCCCGGTAAGCGGGGAGTGGTTGGTATGTAAAAATCCAGATATAATTAATCAGCATAATGCCAAAGTGTATAGCAAAGCAGGTATTGGAGATCCACCAATGTCGGTTCCTCATTTAGATACACGGTTTATCAACGGTAAAAGAGAATTGTTATTTGGTCCGTTTGCAGGTTTTAGTCCTAAGTTTTTAAAGGAAGGCTCGTATTTAGATTTATTGAAATCTATCAATTTTGATAATATACCATCAATGTGGGGTGTGTTTTGGCACAATTTACCGCTAACAAAATATTTGGTAGAACAAGTAGCTATGAGCTTTGAAGATAGAATGGATTCGTTAAGAGTATTTCTTAAAGATGCCAAAAATGAAGATTGGGAAATTATGGTTGCCGGGCAGCGTGTGCAGACCATAAAGAAAGATGAGTTTGAAGGTGGCTCATTAGAATTTGGTACACAGCTAATAAGCAGTAAAGATGGTAGAATTACGTGTTTGTTGGGGGCATCGCCAGGTGCATCTACATCGGTGAAGATTATGTTAGATGTACTTGAAAAGGCATTTCCAGAATTAACAACATCTGAAAAAGGAAAAGAACAATTGAATAAAATGGTGCCTTTTTATAAAAAAGAAGTTACCAAAGAATTGTTTGATGCTCAGCTTGAAAGCGTAACCCAGGTTTTAGAATTGTAG